In Chanodichthys erythropterus isolate Z2021 chromosome 9, ASM2448905v1, whole genome shotgun sequence, a genomic segment contains:
- the znf367 gene encoding zinc finger protein 367, which produces MADSKHQVIFCNDSPKRVLVSVIKTTPIKPKAADSLMPTSPGFSDFMVYPWRWGENAHNVTLSPGSGSGTASPTRNSGSPAESDVNSCPEHLKDGIRRGRPRADTVRELINEGENSTSRIRCNICNRVFPREKSLQAHKRTHTGERPYLCDYPDCGKAFVQSGQLKTHQRLHTGEKPFVCSEKGCCSRFTHANRHCPKHPYARLKREEPTGGPGKSQGADNKAVAEWLTKYWQMREQRSPAPPGKGKTLSKTTMEDQEQQDPLDFLPSDEGEEEEQEDEKSGGGGTARRRLQEQRERLHGALALIELANNLSA; this is translated from the exons ATGGCTGACAGCAAACATCAAGTGATATTTTGTAACGATTCACCAAAAAGAGTTCTGGTGTCCGTGATCAAAACGACCCCCATCAAACCCAAAGCGGCGGATTCTCTGATGCCCACCAGCCCCGGATTCAGTGATTTCATGGTTTACCCGTGGCGCTGGGGCGAAAACGCGCACAATGTGACTCTGAGCCCCGGATCGGGCAGCGGAACCGCGTCGCCCACCCGAAACAGCGGCTCTCCCGCCGAATCAGATGTCAACTCCTGCCCGGAGCATTTAAAG GATGGGATCCGGCGCGGACGCCCGCGGGCCGATACCGTCAGAGAACTGATCAACGAGGGCGAAAACTCCACCAGCCGCATCCGCTGCAACATCTGCAACCGAGTCTTTCCCAGGGAGAAGTCGTTACAGGCGCACAAACGGACGCACACGG GGGAGAGACCGTATCTGTGCGATTATCCGGACTGCGGGAAAGCGTTCGTCCAGAGCGGACAGTTGAAGACTCATCAGCGTCTCCACACCGGAGAAAAACCCTTCGTCTGCTCGGAGAAAG GTTGCTGTAGCCGATTCACTCATGCCAACCGCCACTGCCCGAAACACCCGTACGCCAGGCTGAAGCGGGAGGAGCCTACGGGCGGCCCGGGGAAATCACAGGGAGCCGATAACAAGGCTGTGGCCGAATGGCTGACAAA ATACTGGCAGATGAGGGAACAGCGGTCGCCCGCGCCGCCGGGGAAAGGAAAGACTCTGAGTAAGACCACTATGGAGGACCAGGAGCAGCAGGATCCTCTGGACTTCCTGCCATCGGATGAAGGTGAAGAAGAGGAGCAGGAGGACGAGAAGAGCGGCGGTGGCGGTACGGCGCGCCGGCGCCTCCAAGAGCAAAGGGAGCGTCTTCACGGCGCTCTCGCTCTCATCGAGCTGGCCAACAATCTCTCCGCCTGA